One Microbacter margulisiae genomic window carries:
- a CDS encoding Nramp family divalent metal transporter: MNFFKINDWRKQSHHPSKKAFEIFKYIGPGLLVTVGFIDPGNWATNFAGGAEYGYTLLWVITLSTFMLIVLQHNVAHLGIVTGLCLSEAVNYYLPAKVSKPVIISAVIASVSTSLAELLGAAIALQMLFGIPIMLGAILSAAIVIFFIFTNSYRKIERWIIAFVSIIGISFVYELSLVHIEWVKVAVNTFVPQVPTGSLVMIMSVLGAVVMPHNLFLHSEIIQSRQLHKQTDSSIRKLLKYEFFDTLFSMVAGWGINLAMFIMAAAIFFTHHEQISELQQAHQLLSPLLGKSASNIFAIALLFSGIASSVTSGMAGGSIFTGLFAEPFDIKDNHSRLGVLISIVGAVLLLTLVTNPLNALILSQMILSIQLPITILAQFYLTSSSKVMGKYANKKQTMILIGIIAAIVIGLNVWLLITSI, from the coding sequence ATGAATTTTTTCAAAATAAACGACTGGAGAAAACAGTCACATCATCCTTCAAAAAAAGCTTTCGAGATTTTCAAATATATCGGGCCGGGGCTACTGGTTACAGTTGGCTTTATTGATCCCGGCAACTGGGCAACAAACTTTGCAGGTGGGGCAGAATATGGATACACCCTTTTATGGGTCATCACGTTAAGTACCTTTATGTTGATTGTGTTACAACACAACGTAGCCCACCTGGGCATTGTCACAGGGCTTTGCCTTTCTGAAGCGGTAAATTATTACCTGCCGGCAAAAGTTTCAAAACCGGTCATCATTTCTGCTGTCATAGCTTCTGTGTCGACCTCTTTAGCCGAACTGTTAGGAGCCGCCATTGCGTTGCAGATGTTATTTGGCATTCCAATCATGCTGGGTGCAATCCTGTCGGCAGCCATCGTCATCTTTTTTATTTTTACTAACTCATACCGAAAAATCGAAAGATGGATCATTGCTTTTGTATCCATCATCGGTATATCTTTTGTGTATGAATTATCGTTAGTACATATCGAATGGGTCAAAGTGGCCGTCAATACTTTTGTTCCTCAGGTTCCCACTGGTTCGCTGGTGATGATCATGAGTGTGTTGGGAGCCGTAGTCATGCCTCACAATCTGTTTCTCCACTCCGAAATCATCCAGAGCCGCCAATTACATAAACAAACGGATTCTTCCATTCGGAAACTACTCAAATATGAGTTTTTCGATACTTTGTTTTCGATGGTTGCAGGATGGGGCATCAATCTTGCCATGTTCATCATGGCAGCCGCTATCTTCTTCACCCATCATGAACAAATCAGCGAACTGCAACAGGCACACCAGTTGCTCTCACCCCTTCTGGGAAAAAGCGCCTCTAATATCTTTGCCATAGCCCTGCTCTTCTCAGGCATTGCCTCCTCTGTTACCTCAGGTATGGCGGGAGGATCAATCTTTACAGGACTTTTTGCAGAACCGTTTGATATTAAAGATAACCATTCAAGGTTAGGCGTATTGATTTCCATTGTGGGGGCCGTACTGCTGCTGACATTAGTAACTAATCCGTTGAATGCGCTCATCTTATCGCAAATGATTCTGAGCATCCAGCTCCCCATTACTATACTGGCCCAATTCTACCTCACATCTTCTTCGAAAGTGATGGGGAAATATGCCAATAAAAAACAAACGATGATTCTTATCGGAATCATCGCTGCTATTGTGATAGGATTGAATGTTTGGTTACTGATTACCTCGATTTGA
- a CDS encoding deoxyribodipyrimidine photo-lyase translates to MEVDVRRVIVRKDYPGRKGLVVYRMSRDQRVDDNWALLFAQQLADVKNEGLAVVFTLVPHYPNANRRHFDFMIRGLKQVEKHLAAKNIPFFLLMDEQPMSAFADFIREYDVSAVVSDFDPLRHKQAWNKMIDTIDAIAHYEVDAHNIVPCHFVSRKVEFGAYTLRPKIKRLLPDFLTEFPELHPQTVQMKAHPIDWVGIKTMLSHSENVEPVNWLQSGEEAAKTVLDQFIATKLSHYDEQRNHPEADGQSHLSPYLHFGQIAAQRVALEIIRNAPPGGQEAFLEELIVRRELADNFCYYNPLYDQTGGFPEWAKKDMELHRNDVRLYLYTREELENGETHDPLWNAAQRELTVRGKMHGYLRMYWAKKLLEWTASPEEALQHAIYLNDKYSLDGRDPNGYAGIAWSIGGVHDRAWFPRPVFGKIRYMSLSGCFAKFDVDQYIREHSK, encoded by the coding sequence ATGGAAGTTGATGTCAGACGTGTCATAGTGCGAAAGGATTATCCCGGGAGAAAAGGGCTGGTTGTTTATCGAATGAGCCGTGATCAGCGCGTCGATGACAACTGGGCATTGTTGTTTGCACAACAGCTTGCTGACGTGAAGAATGAAGGCCTTGCTGTGGTTTTTACCCTCGTACCCCATTATCCAAACGCCAACAGACGCCATTTTGACTTTATGATCAGAGGCTTGAAGCAGGTGGAAAAGCATCTTGCGGCGAAAAATATTCCTTTTTTCCTGTTGATGGATGAACAGCCGATGAGCGCTTTTGCTGATTTTATCAGGGAATATGATGTTTCTGCTGTGGTTTCCGACTTTGATCCGTTGCGGCATAAACAGGCCTGGAATAAAATGATTGACACTATTGATGCCATTGCCCATTATGAAGTGGATGCGCATAATATCGTGCCCTGTCATTTTGTTTCCCGGAAGGTTGAGTTTGGCGCTTATACGTTGCGCCCGAAAATTAAACGTCTTTTGCCTGATTTCCTGACTGAGTTCCCCGAACTTCATCCCCAGACAGTTCAAATGAAGGCTCATCCGATAGATTGGGTGGGGATTAAAACAATGCTATCCCATTCCGAAAACGTGGAGCCGGTTAATTGGTTGCAATCAGGCGAAGAAGCAGCCAAAACGGTCTTGGATCAGTTTATTGCAACAAAGTTATCCCATTATGATGAACAACGGAATCATCCTGAAGCTGATGGGCAGTCTCATCTTTCTCCATATCTTCATTTTGGACAGATCGCTGCGCAAAGGGTAGCATTGGAGATTATCAGGAATGCACCGCCCGGTGGACAGGAAGCTTTTTTAGAAGAGTTGATTGTTCGACGCGAACTGGCAGATAACTTCTGTTATTATAATCCTTTATATGATCAGACTGGTGGATTTCCGGAATGGGCCAAAAAAGATATGGAGCTTCACCGGAATGATGTGCGGCTTTATTTGTATACCCGCGAAGAGCTTGAAAACGGAGAGACACATGACCCGCTATGGAATGCAGCTCAGCGGGAACTTACGGTAAGAGGCAAGATGCATGGTTACCTGCGCATGTATTGGGCAAAAAAGCTGTTAGAATGGACGGCTTCGCCGGAAGAGGCATTGCAACATGCCATTTATCTGAATGATAAGTATTCCCTTGATGGACGCGATCCGAATGGTTATGCTGGTATCGCATGGAGTATTGGCGGTGTGCATGACAGAGCCTGGTTTCCAAGGCCTGTTTTTGGTAAGATTCGATATATGAGTCTGTCGGGATGCTTTGCGAAATTCGATGTAGATCAATATATCAGAGAGCATTCCAAATAA
- a CDS encoding GIN domain-containing protein, whose amino-acid sequence MKSLIRASQLVRLFFIMSIGLMLLSCSFINGHTIAGSGNVVKQDRQVASFHQLKTSIPLNIVLIPSNQYRVVVEIDDNLQPYIAVANEGSLLDISMTKHVNFSWRVKGQVFVYVDSLTALYNHSVGNITMLDTLHVPSFKLENHAVGKTTLNIDAKSVIIKNHSVGNTQLAIMADSLLLEDHAVGETELTGICNDAVLQNHSVGNFDARQFICQTMHLTNSAVGNTKVTAEKAFYISNSGVGGLTLYGKGNIVSLHDSGLSKTRRADN is encoded by the coding sequence ATGAAATCTTTAATTCGTGCAAGCCAGTTGGTTCGCCTTTTTTTCATCATGTCCATAGGACTGATGCTGCTTTCGTGTAGTTTTATCAATGGACATACTATTGCCGGTTCGGGGAATGTTGTGAAGCAAGATCGTCAGGTAGCTTCCTTTCATCAGTTGAAAACATCTATTCCCCTCAATATTGTTCTGATTCCTTCTAATCAGTATCGCGTTGTGGTAGAGATTGATGATAATCTGCAGCCGTATATCGCAGTGGCTAACGAAGGTTCATTGCTGGATATTTCAATGACGAAACACGTTAACTTTTCCTGGAGAGTCAAAGGTCAGGTGTTTGTCTATGTGGATTCGTTGACCGCATTGTACAATCATTCCGTTGGTAACATAACCATGTTGGACACTCTGCATGTTCCTTCGTTTAAGCTTGAGAATCACGCTGTAGGCAAGACTACGCTGAATATCGATGCCAAGTCGGTTATTATAAAAAACCATTCTGTCGGGAACACGCAACTTGCTATAATGGCTGATTCATTGTTGTTGGAAGATCATGCTGTTGGTGAGACGGAGTTAACAGGAATATGCAATGATGCTGTTCTTCAAAATCATAGTGTGGGAAATTTTGATGCGCGGCAGTTTATCTGTCAGACGATGCATCTTACCAATAGTGCTGTTGGAAACACCAAAGTTACTGCAGAAAAAGCGTTTTATATCTCAAATTCCGGCGTGGGTGGTCTTACGCTGTATGGCAAGGGGAATATTGTGTCTTTGCATGATAGTGGCCTTTCAAAAACGCGCCGTGCAGACAACTAA
- a CDS encoding methylated-DNA--[protein]-cysteine S-methyltransferase translates to MTTRCFCSPVGWIVVRGEANEIVSISFSEEKVPARGAKDAAVNEAIKQLIAYFLGKRKTFSLPLRKTGTAFQQKVWEALQTIPYGETSTYKKIAEQIGHPKAFRAVGNANRHNPFPIVVPCHRVIETSGFFGGYSGGFEIKHGLLFQEGCL, encoded by the coding sequence ATGACAACCAGATGTTTTTGTTCTCCAGTCGGATGGATTGTAGTCCGGGGAGAAGCCAACGAAATTGTATCAATCTCTTTTTCTGAAGAAAAAGTACCGGCCAGAGGCGCCAAAGATGCAGCCGTCAATGAAGCCATTAAACAACTTATAGCCTATTTTCTCGGCAAACGTAAAACCTTCTCACTGCCTTTGCGCAAAACAGGAACCGCTTTTCAACAAAAAGTGTGGGAGGCATTGCAAACCATACCTTACGGGGAAACGTCCACTTATAAAAAGATTGCAGAACAAATCGGGCATCCGAAAGCCTTCCGTGCAGTGGGCAATGCCAACCGCCATAACCCCTTCCCTATTGTCGTTCCGTGTCATCGGGTGATCGAAACATCGGGATTCTTTGGGGGCTATAGTGGAGGCTTCGAGATAAAACACGGTTTGCTGTTTCAAGAAGGATGCCTTTAA
- a CDS encoding dihydroorotase has product MDKQGIIIYNAKIFTEKSTFRGSLRIEGEFIAEIFKGEVPPTVLEKNQVIDASDLWLLPGVIDSHVHFRDPGLTHKGDIESESKAALAGGVTSFIDMPNTIPPTTSIAALEEKRKTASEKAWTNFGFFLGATPDNLNELIQADNQRFAGIKIYYGSTTGNMMVNKEVVQKLMTSSNHLLVVHAEDDAVIQRNMASYREQFGEELPFSYHPMIRSVEACYKATSALVEMAMRHRSRLHIAHVSTANELALFDGSKPLAEKQITAETCVPYLWFDQRDYDRLGARLKSNPAIKSENDRKALLQALASNKIDTIATDHAPHLLDEKQGSYFNVPSGIPSVQYALPVMLELVRNGQVSIEKVLEKMCYAPATLFRIHRRGYIRKGFYADMVLVDPNNPWTISDETTLSKCRWSPFAGTQLHARITHTFVNGKIKFENGAVHDQRNGQALLFNVK; this is encoded by the coding sequence ATGGACAAGCAGGGTATCATCATATACAATGCAAAAATATTTACTGAGAAAAGCACATTTAGAGGTTCCTTACGCATTGAAGGAGAATTTATTGCAGAAATTTTCAAAGGAGAAGTCCCCCCCACAGTTTTAGAAAAAAATCAGGTAATCGACGCTTCCGATCTATGGCTTTTGCCTGGAGTTATCGATTCCCATGTCCACTTCCGTGATCCCGGTTTAACCCATAAAGGAGACATTGAGTCTGAATCGAAAGCCGCTTTAGCAGGCGGAGTTACTTCGTTTATCGACATGCCAAACACGATTCCTCCTACCACAAGCATAGCCGCTCTGGAAGAAAAACGGAAAACAGCATCTGAAAAGGCATGGACCAACTTTGGCTTCTTTCTGGGAGCTACCCCCGACAACCTGAATGAGTTAATACAAGCCGACAATCAACGTTTTGCGGGAATCAAGATCTATTACGGTTCCACGACAGGCAATATGATGGTTAATAAGGAAGTAGTGCAAAAACTGATGACCTCATCCAACCATTTGCTCGTAGTACACGCCGAAGATGATGCAGTGATTCAACGCAACATGGCTTCTTACCGGGAACAATTCGGGGAAGAACTGCCCTTTAGCTATCATCCGATGATTCGTTCGGTCGAAGCATGCTACAAAGCAACATCTGCATTGGTCGAAATGGCCATGCGCCACCGGTCGCGGCTGCACATAGCGCATGTCAGCACAGCAAATGAACTGGCGCTTTTCGACGGATCGAAACCATTGGCAGAAAAACAGATCACTGCCGAAACCTGTGTCCCTTATTTATGGTTTGACCAACGCGATTACGATCGTTTGGGAGCACGACTCAAATCGAATCCGGCCATTAAATCTGAAAACGACAGGAAAGCATTGCTTCAGGCGTTAGCCAGTAACAAGATAGACACGATCGCCACCGATCATGCCCCGCATCTGTTGGATGAAAAACAAGGAAGCTATTTCAATGTCCCTTCGGGCATCCCTTCTGTGCAGTATGCCCTTCCGGTAATGCTGGAACTGGTACGCAACGGCCAGGTGAGCATTGAAAAAGTACTTGAAAAGATGTGCTATGCGCCGGCAACTTTGTTCCGGATTCATCGCCGCGGATATATCCGCAAAGGTTTCTATGCCGATATGGTGCTGGTTGATCCAAATAATCCCTGGACCATCAGTGACGAAACCACCCTCTCGAAATGCAGATGGTCGCCTTTTGCCGGCACACAGCTTCATGCACGGATAACCCATACCTTTGTCAATGGAAAAATAAAATTTGAAAACGGCGCCGTCCATGACCAACGAAACGGACAGGCGTTGTTATTTAACGTAAAATAA
- a CDS encoding TIGR01777 family oxidoreductase, translating into MQEKPKPTLILAGGTGFIGKHATEYFAQIGYHIIVLTRGESRYEHAVRYVHWDAKNVDGWHHLLDGAVGIFNFTGHNIQAPPTETNRKEIMQSRIASVKALTKAMSRCTNPPPLFVQMSAVGFYGNTVNTCTEQSPVGKGFMADVCNQWEQTFMQADLPQTRKIILRLGVVLAKDGGALPLLVKLTRSFLGTTVGSGKQGISWIHINDLMQILRCTLYKSQMQGIYNATSPNPTSNKLFMKTLRKLFHRPWLPPVPSFIASGVARTCMKRNPEVLLTGCYAIPKRLEAENCFLQFKTLDTALPDLFRR; encoded by the coding sequence ATGCAGGAAAAACCAAAGCCAACACTGATACTGGCAGGAGGAACCGGATTCATTGGAAAGCATGCAACTGAATATTTTGCACAAATCGGTTATCATATCATTGTACTCACCCGCGGAGAAAGCCGTTATGAACATGCCGTCCGCTATGTCCACTGGGATGCAAAGAATGTTGACGGATGGCATCATCTGCTGGACGGTGCAGTCGGTATATTCAACTTCACAGGACACAATATACAGGCGCCTCCTACCGAAACAAACCGGAAAGAGATCATGCAAAGCCGGATAGCGTCAGTAAAAGCATTGACAAAGGCCATGTCTCGTTGTACAAATCCTCCTCCGCTGTTCGTACAGATGAGTGCAGTTGGATTTTATGGTAACACAGTGAATACATGTACCGAACAATCGCCCGTTGGCAAAGGATTTATGGCCGATGTATGCAATCAATGGGAACAAACTTTCATGCAGGCCGATCTGCCACAAACACGGAAAATCATTTTACGACTGGGAGTAGTGCTTGCTAAAGATGGCGGTGCCCTACCCTTGCTGGTAAAGCTGACAAGATCTTTTTTAGGAACCACTGTCGGTTCGGGCAAACAGGGAATTAGCTGGATACATATCAATGACCTGATGCAAATACTCCGGTGTACACTCTATAAGTCCCAAATGCAGGGAATATACAATGCAACCTCACCCAATCCCACATCAAATAAACTATTTATGAAAACATTGCGCAAGCTGTTCCACCGGCCATGGCTACCACCTGTACCTTCTTTTATCGCTTCAGGCGTGGCGCGTACATGTATGAAACGTAATCCGGAAGTGTTGCTGACAGGTTGCTATGCCATTCCCAAACGACTGGAGGCGGAAAACTGTTTCCTTCAGTTTAAAACACTCGACACCGCACTACCGGACCTGTTTCGCCGTTAA
- a CDS encoding flavodoxin domain-containing protein, whose amino-acid sequence MRIAVLYASKHGTTEKIAKQIVAGLSPQDGNAINIKKEHPDIKSFDYIILGSSIYAGKIQPVMDAFCRNNSSALKEKVIGLFICGMETDEIKQKAELANAFPTELQEDSVTKSFMGGEFIFEKMNIVERWLVKRIAKVSNSVSMINDHTVKRFVSQLRSHLFLPDIDINDEVTETKKSQTVETEDDDVAVEVYSGSMWDCGMVKSLLNDAGIEAFLNNENLGTVAPWIAAPGGAGAIGVIVARHDVKDASKIVDEFNQSTEDT is encoded by the coding sequence ATGAGAATTGCAGTCTTGTATGCGTCCAAACACGGAACAACAGAAAAAATAGCCAAACAGATAGTAGCAGGCCTGTCGCCACAAGATGGAAATGCTATTAATATCAAGAAAGAACATCCCGATATTAAGTCATTTGATTACATCATCCTGGGGAGTTCTATCTATGCCGGTAAGATTCAACCCGTGATGGATGCCTTCTGTCGCAATAACTCGTCTGCACTGAAAGAAAAAGTGATAGGTCTTTTCATCTGTGGTATGGAAACGGATGAAATCAAACAGAAAGCCGAACTGGCAAATGCTTTTCCCACTGAATTGCAGGAGGACAGTGTAACCAAAAGCTTTATGGGAGGAGAGTTTATCTTTGAGAAAATGAACATTGTGGAACGCTGGCTTGTGAAGCGCATTGCCAAAGTCAGCAATTCGGTCTCCATGATCAATGACCATACGGTAAAAAGGTTTGTCTCCCAATTGCGTTCCCATCTTTTCCTTCCCGATATCGATATCAATGACGAAGTTACAGAAACAAAGAAATCCCAAACGGTTGAAACGGAAGATGATGATGTGGCCGTGGAAGTGTACAGCGGTTCGATGTGGGATTGCGGAATGGTCAAAAGCCTTTTAAATGATGCAGGAATAGAAGCCTTCCTGAATAACGAGAACCTGGGAACAGTAGCACCCTGGATTGCCGCTCCCGGTGGAGCAGGAGCCATTGGCGTCATTGTGGCCAGACATGATGTAAAAGATGCCTCAAAAATAGTGGACGAATTTAACCAGAGCACTGAAGACACCTAA
- a CDS encoding helix-turn-helix domain-containing protein has protein sequence MFTAFSLLSGFLLVLFALLLWARPSSIRRANRMLAGIFLLLAALSLWMLLLYYIYGRKMDFLLPWYLPLDQVLVMFIGPLLYFYVLLLFDPSRRITARQFARHALPALPALAYVGYFISLPLKQRTGVLLDASDPRRWMENLLDYLFYLQLMPYLMVSFLKVYQQRESGYLLESKGCRANIRWLCYALLIAMAGVLLHLPLCMADDCNGMELVVGTSVIGLLAGYIFLQSIFSTGLSMQAAVEILSEPERQIKLEEQLVDDYIQRLHEILSDTRIYLNPECTLEAAAIQTNIPQHHLSHVVNVHCGKNFSDFINEYRCLHACQLLESDQADRMTIEAIGLQSGFRSKSVFYSAFKKSYGQTPFEYKASLRQQ, from the coding sequence ATGTTCACCGCCTTCTCCCTTTTGTCCGGATTCCTGCTGGTTCTCTTTGCCCTGCTGCTGTGGGCGAGGCCATCATCTATCCGGAGGGCAAACCGGATGCTGGCAGGGATCTTCCTGCTGTTGGCGGCACTCAGCCTGTGGATGCTACTCCTTTATTATATATACGGCCGGAAGATGGACTTCCTGCTGCCGTGGTATCTTCCCCTCGACCAGGTGCTGGTGATGTTCATCGGGCCGTTGCTCTATTTTTATGTGTTGCTGTTGTTCGATCCTTCACGCCGCATCACGGCCCGGCAGTTTGCCAGGCATGCCCTCCCGGCTCTGCCTGCGCTGGCCTATGTGGGCTATTTCATCTCGCTGCCGTTGAAGCAACGCACGGGCGTGTTGCTCGATGCTTCCGACCCGCGGCGCTGGATGGAAAACCTGCTCGACTATCTTTTCTACCTCCAGTTGATGCCCTACCTGATGGTCTCTTTCCTGAAAGTGTACCAGCAGCGGGAGTCCGGTTACCTGCTTGAGTCCAAGGGGTGCCGGGCGAATATCCGCTGGCTCTGCTATGCCCTCCTCATCGCGATGGCAGGTGTCCTGCTCCACCTGCCGCTTTGCATGGCAGACGACTGCAACGGGATGGAGCTTGTGGTGGGTACCTCTGTCATTGGCCTGCTGGCAGGATACATCTTCCTGCAATCCATCTTTAGCACCGGACTTTCAATGCAGGCCGCGGTAGAGATCCTGTCCGAACCCGAACGGCAAATAAAACTGGAAGAGCAACTGGTGGACGACTACATACAGCGGCTGCATGAAATCCTGTCTGACACCAGGATATACCTGAACCCCGAATGCACGCTGGAAGCCGCCGCCATTCAAACGAACATCCCGCAACATCATCTCTCCCACGTGGTCAATGTGCACTGTGGCAAAAACTTTTCCGATTTCATCAACGAATACCGCTGCCTGCATGCCTGCCAGCTGCTTGAGAGCGACCAAGCCGACAGGATGACCATCGAAGCCATCGGATTGCAAAGCGGATTCCGTAGCAAATCGGTTTTTTACAGCGCCTTTAAGAAAAGTTACGGCCAAACGCCTTTCGAATACAAAGCAAGTTTGCGGCAGCAATGA
- a CDS encoding PIN domain-containing protein: MTQILASTIELIDDFSLTVIGDRKKIIFWDTCALLDIIRFPRDNNSASLASLIKIHKEIVNDRVYSVASEITIKEFNDHESSTITESKEIIKKNSEQYESIMEIVNFFTSSQTGYSHINTVSYNIERYLINIVDEIIQKTVFIQKDEIATVWLDRIVQKKTPLRRKGEYKDAAIWSTCISLADKIDAASELENVIFFSSNVNDYYQAGTTNFSHDILTECTSYNIAFAINFDVVFLNL; encoded by the coding sequence ATGACTCAAATTTTAGCATCAACGATTGAATTAATAGATGACTTCAGTCTAACCGTAATTGGAGACAGAAAAAAGATAATCTTTTGGGATACATGTGCTTTATTGGATATTATTAGATTTCCACGTGATAATAATTCTGCATCATTAGCCAGTCTGATAAAAATACATAAAGAAATTGTAAATGATAGAGTCTATTCTGTTGCATCTGAAATAACTATTAAAGAGTTTAATGACCATGAATCTTCAACAATAACGGAATCAAAAGAGATTATTAAAAAAAACTCCGAACAATATGAATCTATAATGGAAATAGTAAACTTCTTTACTAGCTCACAAACTGGTTATAGTCATATTAATACTGTCTCATATAACATTGAAAGGTATCTGATAAACATAGTTGATGAAATCATTCAAAAAACAGTTTTTATACAGAAAGATGAGATTGCAACTGTATGGCTTGATAGGATTGTACAGAAGAAAACGCCATTGCGTAGAAAAGGAGAATATAAAGATGCGGCAATATGGTCAACCTGTATATCTTTAGCAGATAAAATTGATGCAGCATCTGAACTTGAAAATGTGATTTTCTTTTCAAGTAATGTTAATGATTATTACCAAGCAGGGACGACAAATTTTAGCCATGACATATTAACTGAATGTACTTCATATAATATTGCATTTGCGATAAACTTTGATGTAGTATTTTTAAATCTATAA
- a CDS encoding TIGR02391 family protein — translation MSEINYRHIATQIGDSLKYSTSVNEIDRIGQSILRVNKENFPNSSITSVRAQSLYNWIMTLAKTPLENSERTKRLINFCLELTPDEFKRSTIDFLEKNNCPYSLLHKDNLDEFLKRNFHSNVIKHSQKLFIQGNYFHAVFEAAKAFNKDVKEKSRCDKDGQPLMLNVWGCENGVLKITKCESQTDKDYQDGIKFLSGGLMSAIRNPTAHEPAISWPIDKQDCLDILSLISFLYRQLDKSVYFK, via the coding sequence ATGAGCGAGATAAACTATAGACACATTGCGACTCAGATTGGTGATTCTTTGAAATATTCCACCTCTGTAAATGAAATTGATAGAATTGGTCAATCTATATTGAGAGTTAACAAAGAAAACTTCCCTAATTCTTCTATTACATCTGTAAGAGCTCAGTCTTTGTACAACTGGATTATGACATTAGCCAAGACTCCTTTAGAAAATTCTGAGAGAACAAAAAGGCTAATAAACTTTTGTCTCGAACTCACTCCTGATGAATTTAAAAGAAGCACCATTGATTTCTTAGAGAAAAATAATTGTCCATATAGTCTATTGCACAAAGATAACTTAGACGAATTCTTGAAAAGGAATTTTCACTCAAATGTAATAAAACATTCACAGAAACTTTTTATTCAAGGAAATTACTTTCATGCTGTGTTTGAAGCTGCAAAGGCATTTAACAAAGATGTTAAAGAAAAATCACGTTGTGATAAGGATGGTCAGCCTTTGATGTTAAATGTTTGGGGCTGTGAAAATGGAGTTTTGAAAATTACCAAATGCGAATCCCAAACAGACAAGGATTATCAAGATGGAATAAAATTTCTTTCAGGGGGTTTAATGAGCGCAATAAGAAATCCAACTGCACATGAGCCAGCAATTTCATGGCCTATAGATAAGCAGGATTGTTTGGACATACTAAGTCTTATTTCATTTTTGTATCGACAGTTGGATAAGTCTGTTTATTTCAAATGA
- a CDS encoding abortive infection family protein produces MNLITNITRRNIADELIAAKIWYNGRLGEPDFLSRIYDLKKMPSRDYRYTNAYDDIYQHMVMNNDWESDWVFTDTRFNLMHSSDEEYLKFLVETIHPAVRGDDNQVLQIQEIYNKHLENDGFEIIQVSEISGKPVFEGRQKIIGKSHLVAKKAEIKKYLNTEYVNNKINLMNEAVSSDTDLAIGTAKELIETACKSILKKHGKESDPNWNLGKLFKETSDILDFKPKKATNPDKADTSVKQILKGITTLINGVAELRNAYGSGHGKESDFQMLESKYAKLIVGTVSEIVIFILATDGEDTEIIN; encoded by the coding sequence ATGAACCTAATTACTAATATTACTCGCAGAAACATTGCTGATGAGCTTATAGCAGCAAAAATTTGGTATAACGGCAGATTAGGTGAACCTGATTTCTTAAGTCGCATTTATGATTTAAAGAAGATGCCATCAAGAGATTACCGATATACCAATGCTTACGATGATATTTATCAACATATGGTAATGAATAATGATTGGGAATCTGATTGGGTATTTACTGATACAAGATTTAATCTAATGCACTCATCTGATGAGGAATATTTAAAGTTTTTGGTAGAAACTATACATCCTGCTGTAAGGGGAGATGACAATCAAGTTCTTCAAATACAAGAAATATATAATAAGCATCTTGAAAATGATGGTTTTGAAATAATTCAAGTCAGCGAGATTTCTGGTAAACCTGTATTTGAGGGGCGGCAAAAGATTATAGGCAAATCACATTTGGTGGCAAAGAAAGCGGAGATTAAAAAATATTTGAATACAGAATATGTAAACAATAAAATTAATCTAATGAATGAAGCTGTGTCAAGTGATACTGATTTAGCAATTGGGACAGCTAAAGAATTAATTGAAACTGCATGCAAATCGATTCTTAAAAAACATGGAAAAGAAAGTGACCCTAACTGGAATTTAGGTAAACTTTTTAAAGAGACTTCTGACATATTAGACTTTAAACCCAAGAAAGCAACAAATCCAGATAAGGCTGACACATCTGTAAAACAGATTTTAAAAGGAATAACTACTTTAATAAATGGAGTAGCAGAATTAAGAAATGCTTATGGTTCAGGACATGGTAAAGAATCTGATTTTCAAATGTTGGAATCAAAATATGCTAAATTGATTGTGGGTACAGTTTCTGAAATTGTAATATTCATTTTGGCGACAGATGGAGAAGACACAGAAATAATAAATTAA